The following coding sequences are from one Burkholderia stabilis window:
- a CDS encoding FAD-dependent oxidoreductase: MYERDAHPLERPQGGTLDLHEESGLLALEQAGLTDAFLAVARYEDQGSRLLDRTGRVLFDDDGDGGNRPEVDRTALRALLLDALPAGCVQWGRTMRDVRLLPDGRAMLTFEHGTEGPFDLVVGADGAGSRIRPLLSPYQPQYSGLTFVEFGIDDIDRRHPALSQLVGRGKVGVHGDGKAIIAQRNGHAHVRGYAIFRVPRDWVARRFDFASPDAMRAALVAEFDGFADAIRDLFRASGDRFAERPIVALPVGHCWAHRRGVTLIGDAAHVMSPFGGEGVNNAMLDAAELAAGLVAQADRDAAVAAFERQMFARVTESAHEAAEATATQLSHDAQALSLARYRSLHAA, encoded by the coding sequence GTGTACGAACGTGACGCCCATCCGCTCGAGCGCCCGCAGGGCGGCACGCTGGACCTGCACGAGGAGTCGGGCCTGCTGGCGCTCGAGCAGGCCGGCCTGACCGACGCATTCCTGGCCGTCGCGCGCTACGAGGATCAGGGCTCGCGCCTGCTCGATCGTACGGGCCGCGTGCTGTTCGACGACGACGGCGACGGCGGCAACCGGCCCGAGGTCGACCGGACCGCGTTGCGCGCGCTGCTGCTCGACGCATTGCCGGCGGGTTGTGTGCAATGGGGCCGCACCATGCGCGACGTCCGCCTGCTGCCCGACGGGCGCGCGATGCTCACGTTCGAGCACGGCACGGAAGGCCCGTTCGATCTCGTGGTCGGCGCCGACGGCGCAGGGTCGCGCATTCGTCCGCTGCTGTCGCCGTATCAGCCGCAATACAGCGGCCTCACGTTCGTCGAATTCGGCATCGACGACATCGACCGGCGGCATCCGGCGCTGTCGCAACTCGTCGGCCGCGGCAAGGTCGGCGTACACGGGGACGGCAAGGCGATCATCGCGCAGCGCAACGGGCACGCGCACGTGCGCGGCTATGCGATCTTTCGTGTACCGCGCGACTGGGTCGCGCGGCGTTTCGACTTCGCGTCGCCCGATGCGATGCGCGCCGCGCTGGTCGCCGAATTCGATGGCTTCGCCGACGCCATCCGCGACCTGTTCCGCGCGAGCGGCGACCGGTTCGCCGAGCGGCCGATCGTCGCGCTGCCGGTCGGTCACTGCTGGGCGCATCGGCGCGGCGTCACGCTGATCGGCGACGCCGCGCACGTGATGTCGCCGTTCGGCGGCGAAGGCGTGAACAACGCGATGCTGGACGCGGCCGAACTCGCGGCCGGCCTCGTCGCACAGGCCGACCGGGACGCGGCTGTCGCCGCGTTCGAGCGACAGATGTTCGCGCGCGTGACCGAATCGGCACACGAAGCCGCCGAGGCTACCGCGACCCAGTTGTCGCACGATGCGCAGGCGCTGTCCCTCGCGCGATATCGCAGCCTGCACGCGGCATGA
- a CDS encoding nuclear transport factor 2 family protein, with product MTHADADARRIHENWHAAVVARDLDALMSLYADDAVLETPLVVVTLPAHGSGVLRGKAAIGEFFAAGLRNPGNRLGRWYRTGLFFSNGRLLTWEYPRETPEGDQVDLVEVMDLRDGLIVHHRVYWGWVGFLALQAATPAPGRA from the coding sequence ATGACACACGCCGACGCCGATGCCCGGCGCATCCATGAAAACTGGCACGCCGCCGTCGTCGCACGCGACCTCGATGCGCTGATGTCGCTGTACGCGGACGACGCGGTGCTCGAAACGCCGCTCGTCGTCGTCACACTGCCCGCGCACGGCTCAGGCGTGCTGCGCGGCAAGGCCGCGATCGGCGAATTCTTCGCGGCCGGCCTGCGCAACCCGGGCAACAGGCTCGGGCGCTGGTATCGAACCGGGCTGTTCTTCTCGAACGGCCGCCTGCTCACGTGGGAATATCCGCGCGAAACGCCGGAAGGCGACCAGGTCGATCTCGTCGAGGTGATGGATCTGCGCGACGGACTGATCGTCCATCATCGTGTGTATTGGGGCTGGGTCGGGTTCCTCGCGCTGCAGGCCGCCACGCCGGCGCCCGGCCGCGCATGA
- a CDS encoding MFS transporter: MTAAAPNRAAARRVLAATCVSYTLVLLDASIVNVALTDIAHTFGSRVAGLQWIVNAYTLAFASLLMTGGTLGDRLGDRTVYVAGLAVFVAASALCGLAPTLPALAIARALQGVGSAMLVPCSLALIHRAFPEPAARASAISVWMGCGGIAMASGPLIGGLLIDLFGWRSIFFVNLPLGLAGIWLGRTVARAAATADASRHFDWGGQAAAIVAIAALIGTLIEGPSLGWRSAPIVGGAVTSIVAWIAFITIEARRREPMLPLAFFRNRLFAGSTFVSMASAFVFYGLLFVLSLFYRQIRGASPLDTGLAFLPMTAMVALGGLCSGRLVARFGARGTMCAAFGLYAAGALGMTGMGATTPAWLAVAPMLAIGFASGFISPAATSPALGTVDRRRTGVAAAALNAARQSGSALGVAIFGACLATLQPFPVAMRVALGLAVVLSILAATTWWIATRTVSAAGERPAPMHTAGHQ; the protein is encoded by the coding sequence ATGACGGCCGCCGCGCCGAACCGGGCCGCGGCCCGTCGCGTGCTCGCCGCGACCTGCGTGAGCTACACGCTGGTGCTGCTCGACGCGTCCATCGTCAACGTCGCGCTCACCGACATCGCGCACACGTTCGGCAGCCGCGTGGCCGGCCTGCAATGGATCGTGAATGCGTACACGCTCGCGTTCGCAAGCCTGCTGATGACCGGCGGCACGCTCGGCGACCGGCTCGGCGACCGCACCGTCTATGTCGCGGGGCTGGCCGTATTCGTCGCCGCGTCGGCGCTGTGCGGCCTCGCGCCGACCCTCCCGGCACTCGCCATCGCCCGCGCATTGCAAGGCGTCGGCAGCGCGATGCTGGTGCCCTGCTCGCTCGCGCTGATCCACCGCGCGTTCCCCGAGCCGGCCGCGCGCGCGTCGGCGATCAGCGTCTGGATGGGTTGCGGCGGCATCGCGATGGCGTCGGGCCCGCTGATCGGCGGCCTGCTGATCGACCTGTTCGGGTGGCGCAGCATCTTCTTCGTGAACCTGCCGCTCGGGCTCGCCGGCATCTGGCTCGGCCGCACGGTCGCGCGCGCCGCCGCCACCGCCGACGCATCGCGGCATTTCGACTGGGGCGGCCAGGCAGCGGCCATCGTCGCGATCGCGGCGCTGATCGGCACGCTGATCGAAGGCCCGTCGCTCGGCTGGCGCTCGGCGCCGATCGTCGGCGGCGCGGTGACGAGCATCGTCGCGTGGATCGCGTTCATCACGATCGAAGCGCGGCGCCGCGAGCCGATGCTGCCGCTCGCGTTCTTCCGCAATCGGCTGTTCGCGGGATCGACGTTCGTATCGATGGCGTCCGCGTTCGTGTTCTACGGTTTGCTGTTCGTGCTCAGCCTGTTCTATCGGCAGATTCGCGGCGCGAGCCCGCTCGACACGGGGCTCGCGTTCCTGCCGATGACCGCAATGGTCGCGCTCGGCGGGCTGTGCTCGGGCCGGCTCGTTGCGCGCTTCGGTGCGCGCGGAACGATGTGCGCGGCGTTCGGGCTATATGCGGCCGGGGCGCTCGGCATGACGGGCATGGGCGCGACGACGCCCGCATGGCTCGCCGTCGCGCCCATGCTCGCGATCGGCTTCGCATCGGGGTTCATCTCGCCGGCCGCGACGTCGCCGGCGCTCGGGACCGTCGATCGACGCCGGACCGGCGTGGCGGCAGCCGCGCTGAACGCGGCGCGCCAGAGCGGATCGGCGCTCGGCGTGGCGATCTTCGGCGCGTGCCTCGCGACGCTGCAGCCGTTTCCGGTTGCGATGCGCGTGGCGTTGGGCCTGGCGGTCGTGTTATCGATACTTGCCGCGACGACGTGGTGGATCGCGACCCGGACGGTTTCGGCCGCCGGCGAACGCCCTGCGCCGATGCACACGGCCGGGCACCAATAG
- the trhA gene encoding PAQR family membrane homeostasis protein TrhA, with protein MHVGERFNSISHLVGAVLSVVGLVALVTMGALEGDPYKVVSFSVYGAMLFLLYAISTLYHSVRNPRLKAILQKCDHSAIYLLIAGSYTPFTLVTLRGPWGWSLFGVSWGLAVLGIVQELTLGRRTRMLSMILYVLMGWLALVAVRPLLHALPPIGTAWLVAGGVIYSVGIYFFINDERIRHGHGIWHLFVLAGSLCQFVSVAMYVA; from the coding sequence GTGCATGTCGGTGAGCGTTTCAACAGCATTTCCCATCTCGTCGGCGCGGTGCTGTCGGTGGTCGGTCTCGTGGCGCTCGTGACGATGGGCGCGCTCGAAGGCGATCCGTACAAGGTGGTGAGCTTCAGCGTGTATGGGGCGATGCTGTTTTTGCTCTATGCGATCTCGACGCTGTATCACAGCGTGCGCAATCCGCGCCTGAAAGCGATCCTGCAGAAATGCGACCATTCGGCGATCTACCTGCTGATCGCCGGCAGTTACACACCGTTCACGCTGGTCACGTTGCGCGGCCCCTGGGGCTGGTCGCTGTTCGGCGTGAGCTGGGGGCTCGCCGTGCTGGGCATCGTGCAGGAGCTGACGCTCGGGCGGCGCACGCGCATGCTGTCGATGATCCTGTACGTGCTGATGGGCTGGCTGGCGCTCGTCGCGGTGCGCCCGCTGCTCCATGCGCTGCCGCCGATCGGCACCGCGTGGCTCGTGGCCGGCGGCGTCATCTACAGCGTCGGCATCTACTTCTTCATCAACGACGAACGCATCCGCCACGGGCACGGCATCTGGCACCTGTTCGTGCTGGCCGGCAGCCTGTGCCAGTTCGTCAGTGTCGCGATGTATGTCGCCTGA
- a CDS encoding YbdD/YjiX family protein — protein sequence MFSDLGSDLRSAGRYLGQALRLMVGLPDYDTYVAHMRETHPDREPMTYEEFFRERQNARYGSGAGKCC from the coding sequence ATGTTCAGCGATCTTGGCAGCGACCTGCGCAGTGCGGGGCGTTACCTCGGGCAGGCGTTGCGGCTGATGGTCGGCCTGCCCGACTACGACACCTACGTCGCGCACATGCGCGAAACCCATCCGGACCGCGAGCCGATGACGTACGAGGAATTTTTCCGCGAGCGTCAGAACGCGCGGTACGGGTCGGGAGCCGGGAAGTGTTGCTGA
- a CDS encoding carbon starvation CstA family protein, translating into MNRASSTLLWIAVALLGAFSFGTIALAHGERVSALWIVIAAVCVYLIAYRFYSRFIASKVMQLDGLRMTPAVKYNDGLDYVPTNKYVLFGHHFAAIAGAGPLVGPVLAAQMGYTPGMLWILAGVVFAGAVQDFIVLFISTRRDGRSLGDLVKMELGTVPGVIALFGAFLIMVIILAVLALIVVKALTNSPWGTFTVAATIPIALFMGVYTRYIRPGRIGEVSVIGFIGLMAAISFGQNVAASPTLAAWFTFSGTQLTWILIGYGFVASVLPVWLLLAPRDYLSTFLKIGTILGLAIGILVVAPELKMPALTKFVDGSGPVWSGGLFPFLFITIACGAVSGFHALISSGTTPKLIDNETNARFIGYGAMLMESFVAIMALVAACVIEPGIYFAMNAPAAVLGSTPEAVANTVTQWGFVLTPDMLTQTAKAVGETTIIARAGGAPTLAVGMAHILHQVIGGEAMMAFWYHFAILFEALFILTAVDAGTRAGRFMLQDLLGTFHPALKRTESLPANLVATALCVAAWGYFLYQGVVDPLGGINTLWPLFGISNQMLAAIALVLGTVVLFKMKRERYAWVTIVPTAWLLICTLTAGWQKIFDANPKVSFLAHAAKLQAAVDEGKVLAPAKSIAQMQRIIFNDYIDAALAGLFMFVVVSIAVYGLIAVLRARRESKPTVRETPYEAMPAAQALGSGR; encoded by the coding sequence ATGAATCGGGCTTCCAGTACCCTGCTCTGGATCGCGGTCGCGCTACTCGGCGCGTTCTCGTTCGGAACGATCGCACTCGCGCACGGCGAGCGCGTCAGTGCCCTCTGGATCGTGATCGCCGCTGTCTGCGTGTATCTGATCGCGTATCGCTTCTACAGCCGTTTCATCGCCAGCAAGGTCATGCAGCTCGACGGGCTGCGAATGACGCCGGCGGTCAAGTACAACGACGGCCTCGACTACGTGCCGACCAACAAGTACGTGCTGTTCGGCCATCACTTCGCCGCGATCGCAGGCGCCGGCCCGCTCGTCGGGCCCGTGCTCGCCGCGCAGATGGGCTACACGCCCGGCATGCTGTGGATCCTGGCCGGCGTCGTGTTCGCCGGCGCGGTGCAGGACTTCATCGTGCTGTTCATCTCGACGCGCCGTGACGGCCGCTCGCTCGGCGATCTCGTCAAGATGGAGCTCGGCACGGTGCCCGGCGTGATCGCGCTGTTCGGCGCGTTCCTGATCATGGTGATCATCCTCGCCGTGCTCGCGCTGATCGTCGTGAAGGCGCTGACCAACTCGCCGTGGGGCACGTTCACCGTCGCCGCGACGATTCCGATCGCGCTGTTCATGGGCGTCTATACGCGCTACATCCGTCCGGGCCGCATCGGCGAAGTGTCGGTGATCGGCTTCATCGGGCTGATGGCCGCGATCTCGTTCGGCCAGAACGTGGCCGCGTCGCCGACGCTCGCCGCGTGGTTCACGTTCAGCGGCACGCAACTCACGTGGATCCTGATCGGCTACGGTTTCGTCGCATCGGTGCTGCCGGTGTGGCTGCTGCTCGCGCCGCGCGACTACCTGTCGACGTTCCTGAAGATCGGCACGATCCTCGGCCTCGCGATCGGCATCCTGGTCGTCGCACCGGAACTGAAGATGCCCGCGCTGACGAAGTTCGTCGACGGCTCGGGCCCCGTGTGGTCGGGCGGCCTGTTCCCGTTCCTGTTCATCACGATCGCGTGCGGCGCCGTGTCGGGTTTCCACGCGCTGATCTCGTCGGGCACGACGCCGAAGCTGATCGACAACGAAACCAACGCGCGCTTCATCGGTTACGGCGCGATGCTGATGGAATCGTTCGTCGCGATCATGGCGCTGGTCGCCGCGTGCGTGATCGAGCCGGGCATCTACTTCGCGATGAACGCGCCGGCCGCCGTGCTCGGCTCGACGCCGGAAGCCGTCGCGAACACGGTCACGCAGTGGGGCTTCGTGCTGACGCCCGACATGCTCACGCAGACCGCGAAGGCCGTCGGCGAAACGACGATCATCGCGCGCGCGGGCGGCGCGCCGACGCTGGCCGTCGGCATGGCGCACATCCTGCACCAGGTGATCGGCGGCGAAGCGATGATGGCGTTCTGGTATCACTTCGCGATCCTGTTCGAGGCGCTGTTCATCCTGACGGCCGTCGACGCCGGCACGCGCGCGGGCCGCTTCATGTTGCAGGATCTGCTCGGCACGTTCCACCCGGCGCTCAAGCGCACCGAGTCGCTGCCCGCGAACCTGGTCGCCACCGCGCTGTGCGTGGCCGCGTGGGGCTACTTCCTGTATCAGGGCGTGGTCGATCCGCTCGGCGGCATCAACACGCTGTGGCCGCTGTTCGGCATCTCGAACCAGATGCTCGCCGCGATCGCGCTGGTGCTCGGCACCGTCGTGCTGTTCAAGATGAAGCGCGAGCGTTATGCATGGGTGACGATCGTGCCGACCGCGTGGCTGCTGATCTGCACGCTGACGGCCGGCTGGCAGAAGATTTTCGATGCGAACCCGAAGGTCAGCTTCCTCGCGCACGCCGCGAAGCTGCAGGCCGCGGTGGACGAAGGCAAGGTGCTCGCGCCGGCCAAGTCGATCGCGCAGATGCAGCGGATCATCTTCAACGACTACATCGATGCGGCGCTGGCCGGGCTGTTCATGTTCGTCGTCGTGAGCATCGCGGTGTACGGCCTGATCGCTGTGCTGCGCGCGCGCCGCGAGTCGAAGCCGACCGTGCGCGAAACGCCGTATGAAGCCATGCCGGCCGCACAGGCGCTCGGCAGCGGACGTTAA
- the dapF gene encoding diaminopimelate epimerase, translating to MPIRFQKMNANGDDFAVIDLRGQDQADVVDGDLARRMGDRRLGIGFNQLAVLSDCDDAAARVVFWNADGSPLDTCGSATRGVAWKVMRETGAASVVLRTNRGRLHCSHDAHGRVTVEMGVPRVGWQDVPVAEAVDTLALPLPGAPAACNMGNPHCTFFVEDAETIDVAARGAVIETHPLFPQKTNVHFVQVIDRAHIRLRIWERGGGVPLGSGSCSCGAVVNGIRRGLLDDTVRVTCDGGDVTVRWDGAGSVFLGGPVAFGFSAVWVDGKMPGS from the coding sequence ATGCCAATCCGATTTCAGAAGATGAACGCGAACGGCGACGACTTCGCCGTCATCGACCTGCGCGGGCAGGATCAGGCGGACGTCGTCGACGGCGACCTCGCGCGGCGCATGGGCGACCGGCGTCTCGGCATCGGCTTCAACCAGCTCGCCGTGCTGTCGGACTGCGACGACGCGGCGGCCCGCGTCGTGTTCTGGAACGCCGACGGCTCGCCGCTCGACACTTGCGGCAGCGCGACGCGCGGCGTTGCATGGAAAGTGATGCGGGAAACCGGCGCTGCGTCGGTCGTGCTGCGCACGAATCGCGGGCGCCTGCACTGTTCGCACGACGCACACGGACGGGTCACGGTCGAGATGGGCGTGCCGCGCGTCGGCTGGCAGGACGTACCCGTCGCCGAAGCCGTCGATACGCTTGCCCTTCCGCTGCCCGGCGCGCCGGCCGCGTGCAACATGGGCAATCCGCACTGCACGTTCTTCGTCGAGGATGCCGAAACGATCGACGTCGCAGCGCGCGGGGCCGTGATCGAAACACATCCGCTGTTTCCGCAGAAAACCAACGTGCATTTCGTTCAGGTCATCGATCGCGCGCATATCCGCCTGCGCATCTGGGAGCGCGGCGGCGGCGTGCCGCTCGGTTCGGGATCGTGTTCGTGCGGTGCGGTGGTCAACGGCATCCGGCGCGGGCTGCTGGACGATACCGTGCGCGTGACCTGCGACGGCGGTGACGTCACCGTTCGATGGGACGGCGCCGGCAGCGTGTTCCTGGGCGGGCCGGTCGCGTTCGGGTTCAGCGCAGTGTGGGTAGACGGGAAGATGCCGGGAAGTTGA
- a CDS encoding PRC-barrel domain-containing protein, with protein sequence MAFYKTLIAATVLASSVSAHAQIAGAQPLSVTVEQSQALLEGWSVKKSVLGKAVYNDANQKVGTVRDLIVAPDGSVSAAIVSAGGFLGVAAHDVAVPIASLDVRGGNIYLPGATKDALKATPAFQYAKVPSPPKPKKVDDKH encoded by the coding sequence ATGGCGTTCTACAAAACCCTCATCGCAGCAACCGTCCTCGCATCGAGCGTCAGCGCGCACGCGCAGATCGCCGGCGCACAGCCGCTCAGCGTGACCGTCGAGCAATCGCAAGCACTGCTCGAAGGCTGGAGCGTGAAGAAAAGCGTGCTCGGCAAGGCCGTCTACAACGACGCGAACCAGAAGGTCGGCACCGTGCGTGACCTGATCGTCGCGCCGGACGGCTCGGTGTCGGCGGCGATCGTGTCGGCCGGTGGCTTCCTCGGCGTGGCCGCGCATGACGTCGCGGTGCCGATCGCGTCGCTCGACGTGCGCGGCGGCAACATCTACCTGCCGGGCGCGACGAAGGATGCGCTGAAGGCGACGCCGGCGTTCCAGTACGCGAAGGTGCCGTCGCCGCCGAAGCCGAAGAAGGTCGACGACAAGCACTGA